A genomic window from Terriglobales bacterium includes:
- a CDS encoding BlaI/MecI/CopY family transcriptional regulator gives MGWIRQSAGRHPQLGPLETRLLGLLSQRRDATVRELLGSAQVDAAYTTVMTTLDRLYKKGFLDRSPDALSRAFRYRLKQGERDLYRAVLGNDLHDLLQTAADPSLPVSFLVDAVTEHDPALLEELRRAVERKRQQLRRRKQP, from the coding sequence ATGGGTTGGATCAGGCAATCCGCCGGCCGGCACCCGCAGCTCGGTCCTTTGGAGACCCGGCTGCTGGGCCTGTTGTCCCAGCGCCGGGATGCCACGGTGCGCGAATTGCTGGGTTCCGCCCAGGTCGACGCCGCCTACACCACGGTGATGACCACCCTGGACCGCCTCTACAAGAAGGGCTTCCTCGACCGCTCCCCGGACGCCCTCAGCCGCGCCTTCCGCTACCGCCTGAAGCAGGGGGAACGCGACCTCTACCGGGCGGTCCTGGGGAACGATCTTCACGATCTGCTGCAGACCGCGGCCGATCCTTCCTTGCCGGTCTCGTTCCTGGTGGACGCCGTCACCGAGCACGATCCGGCCCTGCTCGAGGAACTGCGGCGCGCGGTCGAGCGCAAGCGCCAGCAACTGCGCCGG